The genomic stretch CCCACAGAGTTTACACAATCGATAGCTACTTCAAAATCTGCTGCTTTAATGGCATCTACGTCTACAAGCTCTAAATCTAAAACCGCCTGTATATGTTTATCTGTATAGTCTCTTTCTGTAAGCGTACCAACATGATCTATATGTGCATAATCAAAATCTTCGGCCTCAGCTATACGAAGAACCTCTTCTCCTTCTTTTGCATTTAAGAATTCTCCTTTTTCATTCAGAAGCTTCAATGCATTCCATTGTTTTGGATTATGGCTGGCTGTGAGTATAATTCCACCACATGCTTTTTCCATTGTTACGGCAAGCTCAGTAGTAGGTGTTGTAGCCAAACCAATATTAACGACATCAAAACCCATCCCCATAAGAGTTCCGGTAACAATCTGTTCCATCATCTTACCAGAGATACGGGCATCGCGTCCAACAACTATTTTGTTCGAATCATTATTCTTACTTTCTCTAATGAAAGTTGCATAGGCTGATACAAATTTCACAGTATCTAAAGGGTTTAGTCCATCACCGACTCTACCGCCAATGGTTCCTCTAATTCCTGAAATAGATTTAATTAAGGTCATTTTTATTATATTAATGTAGTAACTGTCTAAAACTTATTTTGCATCAGGTACAATTGTATATTTCAGACGTCCAAAATATATCGGCTCGTACGATCCTGATTGCTGATAATAAGATCCATTTGAAAAAGGAACAATTAAACTTACCTGTGCCTGATTTCCCAAATTATAATCTAAAGGCAAAGCACATCCCGGTGAAAGGAAATAATACATATAATACTCGCTAGACAAACTATAGATATAGTTGCTATTACTGAAGAGATACGAACTGGTATTTCCATAATCCATGTACATATATGCAAATTCAGTAACCCCTTGAATGTCATTCGTAATTAAAGTATCCGGATTTGTTTGCAGCATTTTTGTATCATAAAAACGCATTGTTACGTAATCTCCTGATTTAATCTTGTCTTTTGTGCCCGAATCAATTACATGAATATAAATACCTGTATTAGGTTCTTTAAAATATTCTTTATCTTTAAAAACTCTGGTTTCGGGATATTTATTAATCACCTTTATACCTGATGTATCGATAAAGCGATTGATTGTTTTCTCTTCTTTCTTTAACTTATCGGCATAAGTCTCGCTTCCACATGCAACAAATATGATCGCAAATCCGATAAAAGCAAATATAGCACCAATGATTTTTTTCATCTATATTTATGTTATTTAGTAAGTATATTATTCTTTTTCAATAAGTCACCAAATTCGGGTAAGGCCTTTTCAAATATTGCAATAGCCTCATCCATTGTTCCGTAAAACTCTCCTCCCGCTGCATTCAGGTGACCACCACCGTTAAAACATTTAGAAGCAAATTGATTGCTAGGAAAGTCTCCTTGTGAACGAAACGAAATTTTTATAAAATCATTGTCTTCACGAATAAAAACTGAAAAAATAATTCCTTTTATATTCAACGGCAAATTTGCAAAACCTTCAGTATCACCTTTTTTTACATTATATCGACTTTGTTCCTCATTCGTCAGCCAAATGAGAGCTGAGTTATATTCCGGATAAACCTTCATTTTCTCACTTAATGTATATCCTAACATGCGATAACGATCTTCTGTATAGTTATGATATACATTCGAATATATCTGATCTTTATTTATTCCTTTTTTCAGTAATTCTCCTATGATATAATATATTTCAATATTATTGGAGTTGTAAGTAAATGCTCCTGTATCGGTCATCATACCGGTATAAATAGCAGTAGCAGTATTATAACTCATCACTTCAAAATCGCCCATACGGCAGATCAAACGAAACACGAGCTCGCTAGTAGATGATATTTCAGGGTATGAAATCATCACATCGCAGAACTCTGTTGGATCAGGGTGATGATCTATCAAGACTTTCTTTCCCTTAGCAGCCTCAATAAATGGAGCCAAATGGTGTGACCGCTTTGGCACATTAAAGTCGAGACAAAAGATAAGCTCAGCCTCTGCTATAAGCTTTTGAGCATATTCGGGATATTTTTCATAATCAAAAATATCCTTCGCTCCGGGTATCCATTTCAAAAAATCAGGAAATGAATTAGGAACTATAATATTTACATCATTACCCAAGTCATTCAAATAATGGTACAAACCAAGAGAAGATCCAATAGCATCTCCATCAGGAGAAACATGGGTAACTATTACAATTTTGTCATGTTGATCGAGTAGCTCTTCTACCGCTGTTATCTTCTGACTAGCTATTATTTTCGATATCATTTACAAGAACTCCTTATTCTAATTAAAATACAAACAACAAAAGTACTAAAAAATCAAACTAAATGCACCACTTTGAGTTACATCATGATAAGTAATATTTAGTTTTTGACATTCTTTAGCTAGTCGACGCCTAGTATATCTTGATAATGAAGCATCTAAAACTACATTTTCTATCCAAAAGAGCTGAGTTAAAGAATATAAAGAGAAACTGTTACTGTGAGTAAGCACCAAATTGTTAACCTTAAATCTTTCTTCTGTAGCCTGCTCTTTCCAGTTATCAGAAGACAAAATCAGCATATTGTTTGTTTGATAACCAATGTATATATAGCCACTCGTGGTATCACCCGGTAGGATATCTGTTTGAACCCCAGACTTACTCCATTTTATCTCTGAAGCCTGACTTCTATTATAAACAGTTATCACTTCTGTATTATCAACGACCTTGCTGTGAATATGACTCGTAAGCAATACCAATATGGCGGTTAAGCCTACAATTAAAGCCTTCGATTTCTTATATATAAGGAAAACAATATCCCGATTATCATCGCAAAGATCAACCACAAGTCGATAAAAGAAACTTTTACATTTTGCAAAAAAGCAAAGGGTAATTGTTCAAACAAATGAATTACGTAGGTCATAAAACTAATTAATACCTGTAAAAGTTTCACCGGAAGATAGTATAAGTAATAACTAAAATCAGAGAATACAAAACTCAGCATTTTTGCAAAGACAATTCCTCCAGCAGCATACATAATCAAAGAAACGACAGGGACTATAATCAAATTGGCAATAAAGAAATATGTAGGGAACGTTCCGAAATAGTAAAGGCAAATAGGAAACGTAGCCAACTGTGCAACAACTGAAAGAGCAAACATCTGCCAGATATACCTTATGTATTTATTCTCTATCTTAATCAGACCCGACATCTTTGGGTGAAGATATAAGATGGAGAGTACGGACATGAAACTTAATTGCAGCCCAATATCAAACAAAGAGAAAGGATTGACTAAAAGCATAAAGAATGCGGCGATGAACAAGGCGTGAATAGAAAAGCTTTTTCGCCCAACGATCTCCGATACACAAAACACACTTAACATTGCGCTTGCCCTAACTACCGAAGGAGGCAAACCCGTAATAAAAGCATACCCCCATAATAAAAGAATTATAAGGACTGGCTTTATCCAATAGTACTTTGAATTTCGATGAACAAAGCCCAGCAGGAAAGTCATCATTACATAAATAATACCAACATGTAATCCGCTCACGGATAAAACATGTACGGTTCCTGTCGTCCTGAATCCTTGTTTCAGATCATCACTCAATTCGTTCTGATAGCCAAGAGTCAACGCCGACAGAACAGCATACTCTGTCTCTTTCAGATTCAAAGCCTTATAGAAATCGAGAATAGCTTGCCTGCAACGTAAAGCTTGATACTTAAAGTTAGATGAGACTTCACCTGTCCTTTTATAAGCATCTGATGAGACATAAACAGAACCTACAAAGTTTTGATTATACATATACCTGACATAATCAAAATCATCAGGATTACCCATATTTCGGAAGGGCTGAACCTCGCCATAAAAAAGGAACTCATCCCCCGGATTCAATCGATCGGAGATCAACGAATCTCTTTGAAAATAACAGACTACCTGCTTATCTTCATCGGGCAAAAATACCCTATATGCGACAGTCTTAGCTTTTTCTTGAGGAGAGTCTGTTACAATACCTCTATAAAGGTTTCTTGTCCCCGAAAAAGTATATTCAGATAAGTGCTGACGATGCGCTGTCGAGAAAGCTCCTATTCCGACAGTTGCTAAAACTACGCCCAAACCAAAGAGCCAGCGTAAAGAAAATCGCCGATCTTTTGGCACAAGATATGACAAAAGCATAGCCATAGTTCCTGACAGGAAAAAGACTATGCTTATATATTCGTTCTTAAAATAGTACTGAAACAGAATACCTACAATCAGCGAGAGCAAGAGGAAAAGGAATGGTATTTTCGACAATGGATTTCTCATTCCACAGCACCTGTTAAAATACTACATCAAGTCTATTACAGACTTTTCAGTTTATGAATCATTTCTGTCGGGTTGGCATCTGCAAATACAGCATTCCCGGCAACCAGAACATCTGCTCCGGCATCGACCAAGCGTTTTCCCGTTTCCAAATTTACACCTCCATCTACTTCGATAAGTGTATGTAACCCTCGTCTTACAATCATATCTTTAAGACAAGACACTTTATCGAGTGTGCGCTCTATAAACTTCTGACCACCAAAGCCCGGATTAACAGACATAAGCAATACCATATCCAAATCCTGAAGTATATCTTCGAGTAAACTAACAGGAGTATGAGGATTTAAAGTAACGGCAGCTTTCATCCCCGCATCGTGTATTGCTGCAATAGTTCGATGCAAGTGTACACAAGCCTCGTAATGCACATTCATCAGATATGCACCTGCATCCTTTACAACAGGAATATACTGATCGGGGTTTACAATCATCAGATGTACATCCAATGGTTTCTTTGCCATTTTACTGATCTGCTTAATTATCGGAAAACCGAACGAGATATTGGGAACAAATGTTCCGTCCATTACATCACAATGAAACCAATCGGCTTCACTATTGTTTACCATTTCTATATCGGCTTGCAAATTAAGAAAATCAGCTGACAATAATGACGGAGCTATTTTATGGTGCATACTATTGAATTATAAGTTATAAATTTGATGTTATCATCCTTCAAAGCAAAAATACGAAAAAGAGCACAAGTGACAAAAAGAAAAAAGGTACAAACATCAAATGTCTATACCCTTTATTCTTTTCTGAGAGATTTATCAATTCACACAAAACTCATTTAGTGATCTTGGCAAAGATTTCTCAGCATAATATGTTCGTGCAAACTGTTTCAGAAAGTCCAGCGTACTTTTGGCAGGTGCGACAACCTCCCCTTCATTATCAACACTTTTGCACAGCTTATGAGTATAGTTTTTTTTCATAGGCAATTTCCTTAAATAAGTTAGTTCTATCTATGAAACGCCATCCTTAAACCTATATTGTTTATGATCTAATATTTAACATTCTAGCTCATACGAGTTTTATAATCCTCGTAACTAAATTCCCTGTAAATCTCCAACTGGTCAGACTTATTCCAAAGAGCAATAGCCGGATGAGATATACCATTAAACATAGTAGTCTTCACGATTGTATAATGAATCATATCTTCGAATATAATCTTATCACCTATAAGAAGAGGTTCATCAAAAGACCATTCTCCAACAAAATCACCACTCAGGCAACTACTTCCTCCCATACGATAAGTTGGCAGTCCTTCTACCGGTTCGTGATATGCGCCTCTGATATGCGGTTTATAAGGCATTTCCAAACAATCGGGCATATGGCATGCAAAAGACACATCAAGTATTGCTGTCTTAATACCCCTATTCTCTACAATATCTACCACTGTAGAAACCAGAACTCCTGTTTGCCAAGCAAAAGCACTTCCCGGCTCCATGATAATCTCAAGATTGGGATACTTCGATTTAAAAGATTTGAGTAAGCCGATGAGATGTTCCACGTCATAATCTTTTCGAGTCATAAGGTGTCCGCCTCCCATATTAAACCACTTCACCTGCGACAATAAATGCCCAAACTTCTGCTCAATCACTTCCAGGGTTTTCTCTAAGTCGTATGACGATGATTCGCACAATGTATGAAAATGCAGTCCTTCTACACCTTCGGGTAACTTGTCACCCAACTGATCCAAAGAGATACCGAGACGTGAACCCGGAGTAGCCGGATTATATAAATCAGTCTCTACTGTAGAATATTCGGGATTGATACGTAAACCGCAAGATATTTTATGAGAATGCTTCAACGTTTCAGGATAAAACCGATCGAACTGCGATAAAGAGTTGAACGTAATATGACTGCTATAACGCATGAAAAGAGGAAAATTTTCGGGTGTATATGCAGGAGAAAAAGTATGCGCCAAGCTTCCCATTTCTTCATACGCCAATTGCGCTTCATACACAGAACTTGCTGTAGAACATGGAATGTATTCTCTTATAATAGGGAACGATTTCCACATTGCAAACGCCTTGAAAGCTAATATAATATTCACTCCTGCCCTATCTTTTACCGATTTGATAAGACTGAGATTGTTTCTAAGCAATTCTTCTTCCATCACAAAGCAAGGTGACGGTACTTTATTTATTTCTATCATTTTTATTGATTTTTTCGTCAAAAAAATTACAAGTTGCAAAGGTCGTGATTTTATTCTCGATGTTTAAATAATTTAGTATAAAAAATTAACCTCTTTCTTTACTATGATTAATCTTCCCTATAAAACAGATCAGCTTTTATTTTACTTTCTTCACATCAATAAAACTTAATACTAAACTATTTACTAATTTTACCCCCTCTTATTATATGATAATTTCAGAATGAAAAAATACAACCTCCCCGATATAAACCGCCGGACAGATACTGTCATATTGGCAAATGGCAATTTCCCTTCCAATCCTTTAGCTTTATCGATACTCAACAACTGCAAGTACCTTGTATGTTGCGACGGGGCAACGAATAATCTGACAAACACAAGCAGATTACCCGATGCAATAGTTGGAGATTGCGATTCACTCTCGGAAGAGAACCAAATACGGTTTGCAGATATTATACATAGAATACCCGAACAGGAGACCAACGACCTTACAAAAGCCGTACGATTCTGCTTGAAACAAGGAAGAAAAGAGTTGACGATACTCGGCGCAACAGGCAAACGGGAAGATCATACCATTGCCAATATAAGCCTGCTATGCGAGTATATGAATGATGCCGACGTGGAAATGATTACCAACTACGGTGTATTTAACGGAATAGGCTCCACCTCTATTTTCGAAAGCTATAAAGGGCAGCAAGTCTCTTTGTTCTGCATAGATCAGAGCATTGTAACATCACACAATCTTTTGTATGCTATCGAAAAACGGATATTTACCAACTGGTGGCAAGCTACCCTGAACGAGTCTACAAGCGATGAGTTTACGATAGAAATAAACGGACGTATGATCGTTTACAGGGCTTTTTGACATCCCCAAGCGTTAAGCTCCTACCTCACCGATTTCCTTCGCCTTATATGCCATCGCATAAAAACGGATTTGCTTTATCATAGACACAAGCCCGTTGGAGCGTGTAGGCGAAAGGTTTTCTTTCAGCCCAATCTTCTCTATAAAGTAAAGATCGGTATTTATAATTTCATCCGGCGTACGGTTCGACAACACCTTTATCAGTAGAGCAATAATGCCTTTTACGATTACGGCATCGCTCTCCGCTTTAAGCACTATTTTACCGTCGATGTAATCTGCCTGTAGCCATACACGGCTTTGGCAACCAACAATAAGATTGTCTTCTGTCTTATTCTTATCGTCTAATTTATCCAGTGAATTTCCCAATTCTATCAATAATGCGTAACGATCCATCCAATCGTCAAACATCGAAAATTCTTCTATAATCTCGTCTTGAACTTCGTTTATTGTAGCCATTTATTCCCTCTGTTTATTTTTCCTTATATACAACCTCCAGCACTGTTTGTCCTACGGCCTTCAATGTTTCTTTACTGATATTACGCATATCATCTTTTTGTGTATGCCATGAGTGGAAGAACCCATGATCCATATCCTGACGGTAATCGATAATATCGATACTCGGTATCTTGCGAATCTGATTTACAGGAACATGATCGTCTGTTACTCCACCCACATCTTTACCAATAAAGAACTTGCCATAACTAAGCAGTCCGGCTGTTCTCCATACTTTTTCAAGTATATCTTCTGCATATTCTTTGGATATTGCTTCTCTATAAAAGGTTGCACCTTCTGCTCCAACCATATCCAATAATATCCCGAATTTAGCTTTATAGTTTGGCACATGCGGATTATTTGCCCAGTACTGAGAGCCTAAACACCATGTTTCTCCTTTAATCAAAGATTTCTCCGCAAAAGCAGGAATACCATAATCTTCTGCATCAAAAAAGATGATATCTACTCCTACCTCAGGAGCTTTCGACTGAAGTACTCTTGCTACCTCCATCAATACTCCTACTCCACTGGCGCCGTCATTAGCACCCAGCAACGGTTTCTTTAGATTAGCCGGATCAGGATCCTGATCTGAGTAGGGACGTGTGTCCCAATGAGCAAAAAGTAGCACCCTGTTTTTCTTATCTAAGCCATAAGAGGCTATTATATTGCGGGCATTAAGCTTTGTGCCATCGTATGCCGTTACAACCATCTTCTGTTCCTGAACTTGTGCTCCGAAACGTTTCATTTCGGCTACCAGATAATCGCCGCAAGCAACGTGTTCTTTAGTGTTCGGCACACGGTATCCGAATGCAACTTGTCTGTCTAAATAAGCGTATGCACTATCGGCGTTGAAGTCCGGCGATACTTTCTGATACGAGTCAGCCATCGTATTCGCATTTTGAGTTGTTTTACCACAAGAGCATGCTATAAAAATCAAAGACATGCATGTAATGTATATGTTCTTAATTGCCATCTTATACTAGTTTATTTTACAGAATACAATCTACAAATATAGAGATTTGTTGTGAGGTAGAGGTTTCATTTAAGAGTTTTTTCGATTAGTACCTTCACTACACTAAAACAAGCAAGGCGTCTAACTCCGAAAAGTGACAAAAGTAACACATATCATACTGTTTATATATTGTCACCCTCTGTAAAGATATCCGGGAGGTAAGACTTCGCCACTCCTCTCAACCTTAACGAATTTCGGTTTGAGCTCAACTTCCGAGTTTTCATTACTTGCTTCATCACTCTCTACTGTAGAACAATCTGCTATATCTTGTGGCTTGGAAGATATACCGTCTTTTTGCGGATGTAAATCTTTGCCTTTTTTTGGGGTGCTTCCTTTCCTTAAATTCTCACGCAACAGATTTAGATTCTCCGCTGTTTTCGGATCACGAACAATAATGGTTAAAGCAGACTGGGAGTTCTCCTCTTCTTTATTGGCTTTACTATCTTGACGAGAAAGTGTAAGTTTTATCGCATGGGTATCAGGGGCATATTCTTTTTGTTTTACGATCTGCGATTTTAAGACCAGCTCATCAGGATTATTTTTATCGGGAACGTATATCGTCTTTGTCTCTGTAAGGGTATAACCTTCCAGCTTCCTTTTTAGAGACTTACGAGCCAGTATCAGTAGTTATCATCACGACGGTCTATCGCTTTTTCTATTGCTTCTCTGAATTCGGGCTTTGTATCTTTCCATTCATAAAAAGACTTTCTGCTGATTTTTAATATGCTGCATATCTCCGAGATAGAATAAGTATCTGCTTCTATCAGTCTAACAATCTTCTCTACTAGTTTTTCTGTGTACTTTGCCATATCTATTATAATAAGTTGTTTATAATAGATAATTATTTAGGAAAGTGATAAATATGTTTTAGATGGATATCTTTTCAATTTTTCTTTTGCTTCCATATAGCATCAGCAATAGATCTGTATCTTCCCCAGAATTTATAATGAGTAAGAGAGAAAAATGAAATTAGCCGTCCGGTGTATTTATTCAAAAGAAAAAGATGTTGAATCCGATAGAAAAAAATAAGAAGAATAAAAAAGACGATAAAAGAAAAGACTTTTTCGACAAAAGGATAATGCAAAAAATCGGAAGATAATTTGTTTAACAGATAAGTTGCAAGTGTAGAATAGAATATACTTATAATAACAAAGAGTCCGTGAGCACTTTCTATTGCTCTTTTAGGACAAAGAGACATACATCGCATACAACTTTCACACTTCAAGAGCCAAAAAGGACGCTTGTTTAATATTTTGATTGCTTTTACAGGACATTGTTTCACACAGAGCTGGCATCCATCACAAGCTGTTGAAGCATAGAATGATTTTGCAAAGGCAAAACGCCCTGCAATATAATATCCTAAAGATATAGGGGATATCAGTATATCTTGAACAATATCCCTGTATGATACAAAAACAGAATTTCCTTCAAATATCCTGTCACAATATTTCTTTACTTTATAAAAATTAGCTTCATGCAAAAATGCCACAGCATTCTTATTTAATGCCGGATGAATCGACATCCAATTAGACGGCATATCGAAAGGTATTTGTCCTTTAATCTTATACCCTTTCATTTTTAGCATTATTGTTGATACAAAAAATGCGATTCCAGTCAAACCCGGTGTTACCGTTTTTCCAATCTTTAGTCCGGCTCTTGTATTCATTAGTATAATATCGTTAGAGCCTTTTGGAAATCGGCGAATAAAGTCGAGAGTTATTGGGGGATAGTTGAATCCATGTATTGGTGAAATAATAATTACCAAAGTGCCAGGATCTATGTCAATACTGTTGTGTTTTGCTGTATCGATATTCTCTAAATTGCATATTATATTCTTTTCGGCAGCAAATTCTCGAATCCAATAGGAAATCCTTTTCGCATTCCCTGTTCCCGAAAAATAATAAATCCTTATTTTTTTATATACAAGCATTCAGCATATCAGATAAGATTATAATTCAAAGATAGTTACAAAAATAATTTTCGCTTCATTTTTCGATATAAATCAATAAAAAAAATAAGGTGACTACTTATGACAATACCCTAAATGAGATTGTCTTATTTACTAATAACAGAGCTCTTAAACTCTGCAAGGGAAACGATATTTAGTCCCATGGTCTTTTCGGATTTGCAATCCGAAAGCTTTTGTATCAAAGGATTTTAAATCCTACAATAAATATTTTCGGATTGCAAATCCGAAAGAACGAAGATCCGAAAGAACGAAGCAATTATACACAAAAAAGCCGCAATTTGAATCAATTGCGGCTTTTTCTATTTTGTAATATCCTACTTATGCATCAATCTTAGCATAAGTTGCATTTTCTTCGATAAACTCACGACGTGGAGCTACGTCTTCACCCATCAGCATAGAGAAAACATGATCGGCTTCAGCAGCATTTTCAATCGTCACCTGACGCAATGTACGATGCTCAGGATTCATGGTAGTATCCCAAAGCTGCTCGGCATTCATTTCTCCAAGACCTTTATATCGCTGTGTGTGAATAGCATTTTCGTCACCATCGGCATATTTCTCTATAAACGCACGGCGTTGGCGATCGTCCCAGCAATACTCTTCATTTTTACCCTTGCGGCAAAGATAAAGCGGAGGCGTTGCAATATAGATATACCCTTTCTCCAACAGTGCTTTCATATGGCGGAAGAAGAAAGTAAGAATCAGCGTTGCAATGTGGCTTCCGTCCACATCGGCATCGGTCATGATCACCACTTTTTGATAACGAAGCTTTTGGAGGTTCAACTCTTTAGAGTCTTCTTCCGTTCCTATCGTTACTCCTAGTGCTGTATATATATTTTTTATCTCATCACTTTCGAGAACTTTGTGAGGCATCGCTTTCTCCACATTCAGAATCTTACCCCTAAGAGGAAGAATTGCTTGGAACCCACGGTCACGACCTTGTTTTGCTGTACCACCCGCAGAGTCTCCTTCGACAAGGAAAATCTCACATATCGAAGCATCTTTACTCGAACAGTCAGCCAGTTTTCCCGGTAAACCACCACCTGTAAGCGGAGATTTACGTTGTACCAACTCACGAGCTTTGCGAGCCGCTGCACGTGCCGTTGCTGCAAGAATAACTTTTTCTACAATGATTTTTGCTTCTTTCGGATGCTCTTCAAGATAAATACCTAAAGCCTCTCCCACAGCCTGATCAACAGCTCCAATAACCTCGTTGTTACCAAGCTTAGTCTTTGTCTGTCCTTCAAACTGAGGCTCAGCAACTTTGATAGAAACAACAGCAGTAAGTCCTTCACGGAAGTCATCACCATTAATTTCCACTTTCACTTTCTCAAGCATCTTCGAGTCATCAGCATACTTCTTCAGCGTACGAGACAACCCACGGCGAAATCCGGTAAGATGTGTACCACCTTCTATTGTGTGTATATTATTTACATACGAATATACATTCTCATTATAAGATGTATTATATGTCATCGCCACTTCTACAGGTACTCCTTGTTTTTCGGTAACAATGTGTATTACATCTTCTATTAATGCTTCTTTAGACGCATCTATATATCGTACAAATTCTTCCAGCCCTTTTTCAGAGAAGAAAGTATCTGTCTTGAATGTTCCATCTTGTTTTACCTGACGATGATCGACCAACGATAGACGAACTCCGGCATTAAGAAAAGCCAGTTCGCGAAGACGTGACGCCAATGTATCATATTTGTACTCTGTTACTACAAATATAGAATCATCCGGTTTGAATGTTATAATTGTACCTGTATGATCTGTAGTTCCTATTTTTTCTACACCAGTCAGGGGTTTTCCACAAGAATATTCCTGTACATATACATTCCCTTGTTTGTGTACTTCGGCTTTTAGGTATGTAGACAATGCGTTGACACACGACACCCCCACACCGTGAAGACCTCCCGAAACTTTGTAAGTTCCTTTGTCGAATTTACCTCCGGCATGCAAGACTGTAAGAACGACTTCAAGAGCGGATTTTTTCTCTTTAGCCATTATATCCACCGGGATACCACGACCATTGTCTTGTACTGTTATCGAATTATCCTCGTGTATAGTGACTTTGATATCATCACAATATCCGGCCAATGCCTCGTCAATAGAGTTGTCTACAACTTCATACACAAGATGGTGTAATCCTTTTTCGCTTATATCACCGATATACATCGCGGGTCTTTTCCTTACAGCTTCAAGGCCTTCCAGCACTTGAATATTTTGTGCGGAATAAGATTCGCTTGCAATTTTTTGGTTCTCAGTCATATTTATATTTTGCTATTAAATAGGCGAATAATCGCCTGAGGTTTTGCGTTTGAAAAATCTAACAAATATACAGATTTTTATCCACATAAGCAAGAATAGAAGCCATCGTTTTGCTTGCTTATAAATAAAGAACAGAATCAAAAAATTAACAGTTTTATTTATATAAAAACATGCAAAAATCAATAAAATTCTGAT from Dysgonomonas mossii encodes the following:
- a CDS encoding DUF4827 family protein, which encodes MKKIIGAIFAFIGFAIIFVACGSETYADKLKKEEKTINRFIDTSGIKVINKYPETRVFKDKEYFKEPNTGIYIHVIDSGTKDKIKSGDYVTMRFYDTKMLQTNPDTLITNDIQGVTEFAYMYMDYGNTSSYLFSNSNYIYSLSSEYYMYYFLSPGCALPLDYNLGNQAQVSLIVPFSNGSYYQQSGSYEPIYFGRLKYTIVPDAK
- a CDS encoding DHH family phosphoesterase, with protein sequence MISKIIASQKITAVEELLDQHDKIVIVTHVSPDGDAIGSSLGLYHYLNDLGNDVNIIVPNSFPDFLKWIPGAKDIFDYEKYPEYAQKLIAEAELIFCLDFNVPKRSHHLAPFIEAAKGKKVLIDHHPDPTEFCDVMISYPEISSTSELVFRLICRMGDFEVMSYNTATAIYTGMMTDTGAFTYNSNNIEIYYIIGELLKKGINKDQIYSNVYHNYTEDRYRMLGYTLSEKMKVYPEYNSALIWLTNEEQSRYNVKKGDTEGFANLPLNIKGIIFSVFIREDNDFIKISFRSQGDFPSNQFASKCFNGGGHLNAAGGEFYGTMDEAIAIFEKALPEFGDLLKKNNILTK
- a CDS encoding ComEC/Rec2 family competence protein, whose protein sequence is MRNPLSKIPFLFLLLSLIVGILFQYYFKNEYISIVFFLSGTMAMLLSYLVPKDRRFSLRWLFGLGVVLATVGIGAFSTAHRQHLSEYTFSGTRNLYRGIVTDSPQEKAKTVAYRVFLPDEDKQVVCYFQRDSLISDRLNPGDEFLFYGEVQPFRNMGNPDDFDYVRYMYNQNFVGSVYVSSDAYKRTGEVSSNFKYQALRCRQAILDFYKALNLKETEYAVLSALTLGYQNELSDDLKQGFRTTGTVHVLSVSGLHVGIIYVMMTFLLGFVHRNSKYYWIKPVLIILLLWGYAFITGLPPSVVRASAMLSVFCVSEIVGRKSFSIHALFIAAFFMLLVNPFSLFDIGLQLSFMSVLSILYLHPKMSGLIKIENKYIRYIWQMFALSVVAQLATFPICLYYFGTFPTYFFIANLIIVPVVSLIMYAAGGIVFAKMLSFVFSDFSYYLYYLPVKLLQVLISFMTYVIHLFEQLPFAFLQNVKVSFIDLWLIFAMIIGILFSLYIRNRRL
- the rpe gene encoding ribulose-phosphate 3-epimerase; amino-acid sequence: MHHKIAPSLLSADFLNLQADIEMVNNSEADWFHCDVMDGTFVPNISFGFPIIKQISKMAKKPLDVHLMIVNPDQYIPVVKDAGAYLMNVHYEACVHLHRTIAAIHDAGMKAAVTLNPHTPVSLLEDILQDLDMVLLMSVNPGFGGQKFIERTLDKVSCLKDMIVRRGLHTLIEVDGGVNLETGKRLVDAGADVLVAGNAVFADANPTEMIHKLKSL
- the nspC gene encoding carboxynorspermidine decarboxylase, giving the protein MIEINKVPSPCFVMEEELLRNNLSLIKSVKDRAGVNIILAFKAFAMWKSFPIIREYIPCSTASSVYEAQLAYEEMGSLAHTFSPAYTPENFPLFMRYSSHITFNSLSQFDRFYPETLKHSHKISCGLRINPEYSTVETDLYNPATPGSRLGISLDQLGDKLPEGVEGLHFHTLCESSSYDLEKTLEVIEQKFGHLLSQVKWFNMGGGHLMTRKDYDVEHLIGLLKSFKSKYPNLEIIMEPGSAFAWQTGVLVSTVVDIVENRGIKTAILDVSFACHMPDCLEMPYKPHIRGAYHEPVEGLPTYRMGGSSCLSGDFVGEWSFDEPLLIGDKIIFEDMIHYTIVKTTMFNGISHPAIALWNKSDQLEIYREFSYEDYKTRMS
- a CDS encoding thiamine diphosphokinase, with protein sequence MKKYNLPDINRRTDTVILANGNFPSNPLALSILNNCKYLVCCDGATNNLTNTSRLPDAIVGDCDSLSEENQIRFADIIHRIPEQETNDLTKAVRFCLKQGRKELTILGATGKREDHTIANISLLCEYMNDADVEMITNYGVFNGIGSTSIFESYKGQQVSLFCIDQSIVTSHNLLYAIEKRIFTNWWQATLNESTSDEFTIEINGRMIVYRAF
- a CDS encoding SufE family protein; translated protein: MATINEVQDEIIEEFSMFDDWMDRYALLIELGNSLDKLDDKNKTEDNLIVGCQSRVWLQADYIDGKIVLKAESDAVIVKGIIALLIKVLSNRTPDEIINTDLYFIEKIGLKENLSPTRSNGLVSMIKQIRFYAMAYKAKEIGEVGA
- a CDS encoding M28 family peptidase — protein: MAIKNIYITCMSLIFIACSCGKTTQNANTMADSYQKVSPDFNADSAYAYLDRQVAFGYRVPNTKEHVACGDYLVAEMKRFGAQVQEQKMVVTAYDGTKLNARNIIASYGLDKKNRVLLFAHWDTRPYSDQDPDPANLKKPLLGANDGASGVGVLMEVARVLQSKAPEVGVDIIFFDAEDYGIPAFAEKSLIKGETWCLGSQYWANNPHVPNYKAKFGILLDMVGAEGATFYREAISKEYAEDILEKVWRTAGLLSYGKFFIGKDVGGVTDDHVPVNQIRKIPSIDIIDYRQDMDHGFFHSWHTQKDDMRNISKETLKAVGQTVLEVVYKEK